The genome window ATGTCCCGCATTCTCACCGGCATTCAGAGCACCGGCCGCCCCCACCTGGGCAACCTGCTTGGCGCCATCCTTCCGGCCATTGAGCTGTCCAAAAACGCAGCCAACGAGTCCTTGTATTTCATTGCTGATTTGCACTCGCTCACTACCGTGCGGGATGCCGAGCTGCTGCGCCAGAACACCTACGCCGTAGCGGCCGCCTGGCTGGCCTGCGGTTTCGACACGGAGAAAAACCTGTTTTACCGTCAGTCTGATGTGCCCCAGGTGGCAGAGCTGACCTGGTACCTGTCGTGCTTCACGCCCTACCCCATGCTGGCTAACGCTCACTCGTTCAAGGACAAAAGCGACCGGCTCTCGAACGTGAATGCTGGCTTGTTTACCTACCCCGTGCTCATGGCCGCCGATATTCTGCTCTATGACGCGGAGGTAGTGCCCGTGGGCAAAGACCAGATTCAGCACCTGGAAATTACCCGCGACATTGCCGCGGCTTTCAACGGGCGCTACGGCGACACCTTTGTGCTGCCCCAGGCCCGCGTGGATGCCGAGCTGATGACCATACCGGGCCTCGACGGTCAGAAGATGAGCAAGAGCTACGGCAACATCATCGACATCTTTGCCGACGACAAGAGCCTGCTCAAAACCATCCGCAGCATTGTTTCGGACAGTACCCCGCTGGAGGCCCCCAAAAACCCGGACACAGATACCACTTTCAAGCTGTACTCCCTGCTAGCTACGGCCGAGGAAACTGCCGATATGCGCCAGCGCTACGAAGCCGGCGGCTTCGGCTACGGCCACGCCAAAACTGCCCTCTACGAATTGATTGTGCAACGTTTCGCCGCCGAGCGGGAGCAGTTCAATTTCTACAGCAACAACCTGCCCGAGGTAGACCGCAAGCTCGCCGAAGGTGCCCGAAAAGCCCAGGCCTACGGCTCCGAAGTGCTCAACAAAGTGCGCGAGCGAATCGGTTACCTCCGGCGGTAAGACAGTGAGGTAGTAGCTGAGTGAGGTGACATGGCAAGGGCACCGAAGCCATCCGTCCTGCCCACTATGCTACCCCTCTGACATGTGACACGCCCTTGACGCTACCATACGTCAAGGGCGTGTTTCTTTACCAGGTTTGTCACCACGAGAGGTAACATGGCGCCGGCTCCGCCTCACCATAACACCTCACTCAGTCACCACCTCACTATATCAGTAGCTGATGTGTTTTTGCTCGTTGGAGAAGCTGAAACCTACTTTGCTACCGCGGCTAACCTGCTGGTTTTCCAGCTTCTGCTTCACGCTAATTTTTTGGATGTCGTCGAGCGGGGGTGCAATCAGGTCGTTGTTGACGGCGGCAATCATGGCGCTTTCCACAAAAAGCTTCAGCGCGTCTTCCGTAACCAGGTTATCTGACATGTCGTTGTCAGGCAATTCTAGCTGCTGTACGCCTTCCAGAAAGTAGTGCTGGTCGATGTTAATCAGTAGGCGCCCAACCAGGTAACCGGGGTCATTCAGGCGCTGATACTTAATGCTGTCGGCCATGAAGTTATAGGCCATGATGTGCCCAAAAAACCGGCGCCGGAAGTCGTCCTGCACGTATTTGGTAGCCATTGGTCCGTATTCTTCGGGGAAGGTTACGATGTTGGAGTGCAACACGAACACGAGCAAGTCGCCGGAGAAGCGGATGTGAAACTCCATGTCGTTTATCGGTCGGTACTCGATAATGACGGTAGAATCGACGGGGGTAATCTTGCGGCTCAGCTCTACTACCAACTCCTGAGACACCTTGCGCAGTAAATCGAAGGTAGCCAGCGTGTTGCGGTAGATGGCCTGCTTGGCCGACGACTTTTGCTTCAGGCCGTCAAAAATCTGGTCGAGACGGTCGGCGGGCGTAGGAGCCGGCTCGCCGGGCGCGTTGGGGGCATTGCCATCGGTGTTAGGGGCCCCGCTAGAAGTGGCGGTTGGGGCACCGGGCGTACCGTCGTCGGTTTGAGGGGGCGAGGCGAGGATGGGCGTGGTAGGGGGCGTTTCTTCCATGAAAAAGCAAGTCAAAAGGGCTAAACCAGACACGCCCGTAACGAAAAGGCTGCGCGCTGTACGCTGCCAGGTAAGGCCCTATCTACGCAAAACAAGTCCTGCATAGTTCTGGTAACGCTTCGGTTCCTTGCCTCAAGTCGCGCCAATTTCGGCTTACACTCTCCCGTGGTGCTTGTATTTTGGCGCATTTCAGGTCTCGAAAAATTGGGTAATCGAGGGCTTTATACATCTCTACTGGTCCACTTCCGGGGCCGCGCTGTTCAGCATTGGCGGCGGGGGTAGGCGCTCGGCTACTGGCCAAGTAGAACTGCGGAAAGCCACGGTGCGCAAACCCGCGTACGGAAACTCCGGGCTTGGGGGCAGTAGCATGGGTTGGGCTGCCGCTTGCGCCAGGGCCTCCCCCACCGTCCGGACGGCGCCGGCCGGCACCATTCGTTGCTGCAGTTCTCCCAGAAGCTCCGCTCCGGGTACTTCCGCAATGCGCTGGCGCAGCAGCTCCTCCAATTCCGCGCGGTGCGCTACCCGCGCCGCATTGGTGTGAAGTCTAGCATCTTGGGGCCATTCCGGCCGCGAAAGCACGGCGCATAGGTGCTGAAACTGGTGATCGGTGCCCACGGCCAGCAGCAGGCGCACCCCGTCGGCGGCTTGGTACACGGTGCCGTAGGGCACGATGCTGGGGTGGCCGGAGCCCAGCGGCTCGGGGTCGTGGCCCGTAACCAAGGCCGCCGTGGCCTGGTTGGCCAGCGAAGCCAGGGCACTATCCCAGAGCGAAACCTGCACCAAGGCCCCGCGGCCGGTTCGTTCCCGCTGGTAGAGGGCCGTGAGCAGCCCTTCCTTGAGTTGGTGGGCCGTAAGCAAATCAATCAGCGCAACAGGCATTTTCTGGGGTTCCTGACCCGGGCCGGCGGCGTTCAGGTGCATAAACCCGGTTTCAGCCTGCAGCACAGCATCATAGCCAGCACGGCGGGCCGTGGCCCCGTAGCCCGTGATGTGACCGTAAAGCAGGCGCGGGTTCAGGGCCGAGAGAGTGGCGTAATCCACGCCCAGCTTTTCGGCGTCGCCGGGCTTGTAGCTAGCCAGCACGATGTCGGTGGTGACAGCTAGGCGGTGCACTTCGGCGCGGCCGGCGGGGGTAGTCAGGTCCAGGACCCGGCTCTGCTTGCCCCAGTTGGCGCAGGAAAAATACACCGATACGGTAGTGGCAGCCGTTTCGGCCGGCGTGCGCCAGGTGCGGGTGACGTCGCCGGCGGGAGCCTCAATCTTCAAGACCTCAGCTCCCAGCTCGGCTAGGAACTGCCCCACCTGCGGACCGGCCAGCACCGAGGCCAGCTCCAGCACCCGCAGGCCGCTGAGGGGAAGTTCTGCTACGGGCGTCGAAGCCTGCGTGCTACGTGGTTGCCAATCCGTTAGTGCCGCGGCACTTTCTTCATTTGTCATACCAGCAAAGTACGCCCCGATACCTGATTCATTCGAACGGTGGACAACTGCCGCTTACTCTTTCCGGCCCAGCCGCGCAAATACCGGAAACTCCACCAGCCGCTCGTCCGGGCCCCAGCGCTGGGTTAGCTCTTGGGCAATGCGCAATACCGGATCCTGGCCGTGCTGCTGCTCGTACTTCACCACGCTCGACCAGGTGCGCAGGTAGTTCAAAAACCACTCGGCCGACCACTGGCGCTGCACCGTGAACCGGGCGTGCTCCACCCGCGCAAATGGGAACGGCAGCCGGGCATACTCATCGTCGATGTGCCAGCGGTTGGCGTCCCAGTACGGGCGCATAGTGCGGGCGTAAAACTCCCGGATAAGCGGGTCGAGTTCGGGGCTGATGCTCACCAGCCCGTACCCCCACTCCGCCACTACCCCACCCGGCCGCAGCACCCGGGCCACTTCCTCGTTAAACGCCGCCATATCAAACCAATGCACCGCCTGGGCTACCGTTACTAAGTCAAAACTACCGGCCGGAAATGGCGGGTGTTCGGCCGGGGCCTGCTGGTAGCAGATGTTGGGCAGGGCCGGTGCCTGGGCCAGTTGGGCGGCGCTGATGTCGGTGGCTTCTACCTGCCCAAAGTGCCCAGCCAGCACCACCGCTACCTGCCCGTTACCGGTGGCACAATCCCAGGCCCGCTCCCGCCCCGGTACCCGGGGCAGCAACCACTGATACAGCGCCGCTGGGTAGTCAATGCGGTAGCGGGCGTACAGGTCGGCCTGGGTTGAGAAACGGTCGAGCATGGGGCAGTTTTTAGGGGCCGGGTTTTGGTTTGTGGTGGGTGGGCTCTAGTATTGTTACTGAACGGCCGCCTGGCGTTGCTGGTGCCACTACGGCCCGGCGCTTAGGCCTGGCCCCTTCCCCGCGCAATATGACTAACTCTATTCAAACCGGCCTGCTGGCATTCGGCATGTCGGGCCGCATTTTTCACGCCCCCTTCATTCATACCCACCCTGGCTTTGCGCTACGGGCCGTGGTGGAGCGCACCCGCCAGCAGGCAGCCCAGGCGTACCCGGGCGTGCAGAGCTACGGGAGCGTGGCCGAGCTGCTAGCTGATGCGGCCCTGGAGCTGGTCATCATCAACACCCCCAACAACACCCACACTGAGCTGGCCCGACAGGCCCTGCTGGCTGGCAAACACGTGCTCCTCGAAAAGCCCGTGGCCACTACCCCCGCCGAGCTGGACGAGCTGCTGCAGCTGGCCCAGGAACGCGGCCTCCACCTGCTAGCCTACCAGAACCGCCGCTGGGATTCCGACTTCCAGTTGGTACGGCAGGTAGTGGAGAGCGGGCAGCTGGGCCAGCTCACGGAAGTGCACTTTCGCTTCGATCGGTACAAGGCGGCCCTGAACGCCAAGGTGTTCAAGGAAGACCCCACTACCCCCGGCAGCGGCCTTAGCTACGACCTCGGCCCCCACGTGCTCGACCAGGCCCTGAGTTTGTTTGGGTGGCCGGAGCGGGTGCACAAAACCCTGGCCAGCCACCGCCCCGGCTCCCAGGTCGATGATTACTTCCACTTCCATTTGGCCTACCCTGGCGGGCTGAACGTGTTTGTGACGGGTAGTTTGCTGACGGCGGCCCCGGTGCCGGCCTACGTGCTGCACGGCACCCGCGGCTCCTTGCACAAGCAGCGCGCCGACGTGCAGGAAAGCCAGCTTGACCAGGGCCTACTACCCACAGCCGCGCCCTATGGGCAGGAGCCCGCCGGCACGGAAGGCCAGCTGACTTTAATGCACGAAGCCGAAGCCACAACTTCGGCTGTAGCGGCGCCGCGGGGCAACTACAGTGGCTTGTTTGATGCCGTGTACCAGACCATCCGGGAAGGTGAGCCGTTTCCGGTGCGAGCGGAGGAGCTACGCTGGCAGTTGGAAATTCTGGCGGGGCCGGCCGCCTAACCAGGCCCGGCTTGCCACCGCTACCCAAAGCCCAACGGCAGGGCACGAATTCCTCCTATCTTTGTTAGCATTACACAAGCGGTTTGCTGACCGGACAACAAGGTCAGCCATTTCATCATCCTAATTCGCTGAACCTTGAAGTTTCACGATTTTAACCTCCACGACGACCTGCTGGCCGGCGTGGACGCCATGAATTACCAGAATGCCACGCCCATTCAGGAGCAGGCCATTCCCCGCATTCTCGAAGGCAAAGACCTGATAGCCTGCGCCCAAACCGGCACCGGCAAAACGGCCGCCTACCTGCTGCCCCTACTCGATAAGATTTCACACGCCAAGCACGGCACTACCTCCACCTTGGTGCTGGTTCCCACCCGTGAGCTGGCCACTCAGATTGATGAGCAGGTAACTGGCTTCGGCTACTTTGTAGAGGCCAGCTCCATTGCCATTTACGGCGGGGGCAAAAGCGAAGGCTGGGAACAGCAGAAGCGCGCCCTAACCTCCGGCGCCGACATCATCATTGCTACCCCCGGCCGCCTCATTGCCCACATGCAAATGGGCTACGTCAAGTTCGAGGACCTGAAGTATTTGGTGCTCGATGAGGCCGACAAGATGATGGACATGGGTTTCTCCGATGACATCCTCAACATTGTGCGGCAGCTGCCCAAGGAGCGCCAGACCTTGCTGTTCTCGGCCACCATGCCCAACAAAATCCGGGAGTTCTCGCAGCAGATTCTAAATCAGCCCGAGGAAATCCGTCTGGCCGTATCCAAGCCCGCCGCCGGCATCGACCAGCAATTCTACCTGGCCTTCGACCGCCAGAAGATTTACCTGCTGGAGCACATCATCAAAACCCAGGATGTGCAGAGCATGGTGCTATTTACCTCGCAGAAAGCGGCCGTGGGCGGCATTGTGCGGGCCATCAACAAGCTCGGCATCGAGGCTCGCGGCATCTCCTCCGACCGCACCCAGGAGGAGCGGGAGGAAATCATGCGCGCCTTCAAAAACAAGCAATTCCCCATTCTGGTAGCTACCGACGTACTCAGCCGCGGCATTGATATTGACTCCTTGAGCCACGTGGTAAACTACGACATTCCGCGCGCCGCCGAGGATTACGTGCACCGCATCGGCCGCACGGCCCGCGCCGCTACCAAAGGCACGGCCATTACCTTCATTTCGGACCAGGACCAGGACCGGGTGGTGAAGATTGAAAAGCTGATTGAGCGGGAAATCGAGAAAAAGAATATCACCGAAGAGCTCGGCTTGGGTGAAGCGCCGGAGTTCGACCCAAAACGTTTCAGCGGCCTGCGCGGTAAAGTTGGTGGCCGGCCGGAGCGCGGGGGACGTAGCGGGGGCTCTGGTGGCGGCCGCGACCGTGGCCCCCGCCCCGAAGGTGAGCGAGGCCCGCGCGGCGAAGGTGGCCGCAGTGGCCGTGGCGCGCACCCAGGCCGCGGTGATGGCAAACCCGATGCCCAGCAGCAAGAGCGTATTGCCAAAGCCCAGGCAGCCCTAGCGGCCCTGGATGCCGGCCAAGCCCCCGCCCAGCCCTACCAGCGCCCACCCCGCGAAGACCGTCCCGAAGGCAGCGAGAGCCGCCCCCGCCGGGAGCCGCGCCCCCCACGGCCGGAAGGCGAAGCTCGTCCGCCCCGCGAACCACGTGCCCCTCGTCCCGAGGGCGAAGTAAGCACCGAGCCGCGCGCTGAAGGCGAGAAACCGGAAGGCCAGCGCCGCCGCAAGCGGGGCGGCCGCAACCGCAGTGGCCGTGGCCCCCGCCCAGAAGGTGGCGCCGCCGAGGCCACAGTGGTTGCCCCAGCAGCTCCCAGCGCCGAATAAAGAATTAAGCTTAATAAGAAAAGCCCCCATTGCAGCTGCAACGGGGGCTTTTGTTTTTGCCAGAACAGACTACTACGTTTCCTTGGACATATGCAATAAATAAAAAGAACGTCATGTCGAGTCCGGCGAGACATCTCGCGTGCTGACGTTGAAATAGCTCTCCATAGTCAGCACGCGAGATTCCTCGCTGCACTCGGAATGACGTTTTTATCTATAATCTATACTTTACAGACAATGTACTACTATAGCACTACCACACAGAAACCCTACCCTTGCAGCAATTGCAGATACTGAGCCGGCACCTCCTCTGTCAGCCATACGCCATTATCAGCCTGATAAAATGAGTGGCCATCGGCGTGCATGCGGGCGGCCTCTACTGCAAACACTACTGGCTGGCCGTGGCGGCTGCCTACCTGCCGGGCAGTGGCTATATCGGCGCTTAGGTGTACGTGCTGGCGGCTCATTTTCTGAAGTCCATTCTGCTGGATAGAAGCCTGGTGCCGGGTGGCGGTGCCGTGGTACAGCACAGTAGGCGGCGTTACGGGCGAGTAGCCCAGCGCTACCTCCACCGAGTGGCCCTGGCTGGCCCGGATGCGCTGTTGATCCTCGGAGAAACGAAAACGCTGCTTGGCATTGGTTTCCACAATGTACTGCAGGTTTTCGCGGGTGAGCGGCACCTGGTGCGCCTTGGCCTGAGCCAGCAACGTATCAACTTCAACCCAGCCCTGCGCCTCCAGCGTCAGGCCCAAGTGAGCTGGGTTGTGGCGCAGCACCAGGCTGAGCAACTTGCTAAGGCGGGTGGCTTCTTTTTCGGAGAGCATTGTTTGTTTAGATCTGATGGAGGAGGCTACACCACGCTCAGGCCTGCACTCGCTAGGCGCTGAACAGGCAATCCAAACCGCCATCGACTAGATTACCTACCAGGACGTCAGCGCGCGGCTCAACTACTGCGGTACCACGTACATCGTTCTTAAACCGGCTATAGCTTATATAATGAAATTGCAGGTGTATTATTCATGATTCTTGTATACATAGAAATCTATTTTGTTATAAGTGGAGTATTTCCTAGGATTATCAGTTGTAATTTTCTTTCCATCGTAATCAATTCTTGATTCGTCAAACCCTTTACTGACCAATAATTCTTTATAGTTTAATCCAACAGACCTCGCTATTCTATAGGTCCAACTTCCGGGTAGTGGGTAATGAACCAATATCTTCATATTATTATCTTTATTAGACAAAATAGATTTTACTGTACAAGTAACTAAATCAACAGAGTCGATTATTGCTTTTTCCGATTCCATATGCATAGTATTATTCATGTTGATTATATAACCATTATCTATATCTGATTTCTTAGATACTCTATTGTTACTAGAGTTTACACGATGACAATTTGTTGCTAATAACAGCAATAAGATAAGTGAGTGAGTCTTACTTGTCATGGAGTAAGCTGTGATGTGCTATAATAAATTTAAACGACAAAGCTGGGTTTAGTAAGCCTAGGGTTAGGAGCTTGCTAAGGCGGGTGGCTTCTTTTTCGGAGAGCGTCGTTTGTTATATCGACCGACTGCCTATTAGGCCAACACTTATTCAATGGCTTATTCGCCCATCATTGAGCTTATCGAATAGTAGTGTCAGCGTTTCTATTTGTTTCTGCAGTGCCACTATATCGGTGTGTTGGCAGGTATCTATTGTAACCTGTATGATTCTCAGTATGGCCTCAATTGCCTTCTGCTCAGGCTGAAGGTCTACTGAATCAGTTTGCAGGGCGGCTAGCATAGTTGCTACTTCCAACCTCCATTCTGTTAATGAGTAGCCACCATTTGGGCCACCCCAAACTTCGTCGGCCTCCTCTTCATCCTGCCCATCATCTTCCCACCGACAAATTGTGCAGATTTCCCAAGAATTACGCTCACCCAAGGTGGGGTAGCCACAAGCGGGGCAGGTGCTATCTAGTTGAACTTCTCTGCCTTTCTGAAACGACGTTTGTAGATAAGCCAAGAAGTTTTTCTTGAAAATTGCCGCCGCTGCTGAAGCTGTACAAGCACTTCATGCTGTGTAATTCCCACAACCACTTACAACACCTGTCCTACCCCGAACAGCAGGGTAAACACCAACGTGGTGAGGGCCATTTGCTTGAGCAGCGGGTCGAGCTGCATGGACTCCTGGCGCTGCCATACCTGGGTAGCGTTGCGCAACAGCAGCGGGGCCGCCAGCAGAAACAGCCACTGCCAGGGCGAGTGGTAGGTAAGGGCCACGTAGACCACGGCGCAGCCAACACCGAGCAGCAGCAACAGCCAATGGTAGCGCCGGGCGTGTACCGGCCCCAGGCGCACCGGAATCGTGATTTTGCCGGCTAGCTCGTCGGAGCGGATGTCGCGGATGTTGTTGACGTTGAGCACGGCCGTGGCAAAGCAGCCCAGGGCGGCGGCCGGCAGCAGCACCGGCAGCGGCAAGGCCTGCGTCCAGACTTCCACCTGGCTGTAAGCCTGCAAAAAATACGTGCCGCACACTCCTACTATGCCGAAAAAGATGAATACCGACAAGTCACCGAGGCCGGCGTAGCCGTAGGGCTTGGCGCCGGCCGTATAATTTACGGCGGCCCAAATGGCGGACAGGCCCAGCACAAAGAAGGCCAGGAAAACCCAGGCGCCGGCCGTACCCAGGGCTACCCACAGCAGCAGCAAGCCACTCAGCAAGGAGAGCAGCCCGAACACGCCCATGCCCTTTTTCATCTGCTGGGGGCTGATGGCCCCGCTTTGCACTGCCCGTTGCGGCCCCTCGCGATGCACGCTGTCGGCCCCGTTCTGCGAGTCGCCGTAGTCGTTGGCAAGGTTGCTGAGAATCTGGAGCAGAATGGTGGTGAGGGCCGCCAGCCCAACCACCGCGCCGCGGAACTGCCCGTGGCTAGCCGCCAGAAACCCGCCTGCCATAATGCTGGCTAGGGCCAGCGGCAAGGTGCGGGGCCGAAAGGCGGAAAGCCAGGCTTTGGCTGGGCTCGTGGGGGTAGCAGACGCGGCCGAGGAAGAAGATGCCATAAGTGGAAAGCAGAATCGGGTGCTTTTGAAGTGTGCGCCTCTACCTACACGGTTTCAAGGGCGGCAATCCGGGCGGCGGTCAGCTCGTTGAAGTGCCCCACTACCAGATCAGCGTGGCTCAGGTCTTGGAGCGGGGAATGCGCACTGTTGTAGCCGATGCAATACAGGCCGGCGGCTTTGGCGGCCGTTACGCCGTTGGCAGAATCCTCAATGACTACGCACTCCGCCTGGGGCGCATGCGAGAGGGAAGCCGCGTGCATGAAAATGGCCGGGTCGGGCTTGGAGCGCGGAAAGTCCTCGCCGCTAACAAGGTGGGAGAAATACGGGCCCAGCGCGAACCGCCGCATTACCCGGTCGATGGTGGAGTGGGACGCGGAAGAGGCCAGGATCAGCTGCAGGCCGTGCGCGTGCAGATCTTCAATGAGGGCGCGTACCCCCTCCAGCAGGTCTAGGTCGGGTTTTTCGTCGAAGGCCCGGTTAAAGAACTCCCGCTTCATCATCACCAGCTCTTCTACCGGCTGGCCCAGGTGGTGCTTGTCCTTGAGGTGCTGGTACACATTCTTGGTGGAGCGGCCCGTGAAGGTGGCATACTCCGCGTCCGAAACCGCAATGCCCAGCTCCTCAAAATGGCAGTAGTAGGCATACCGGTGCACCGGCTCCGTATCTACAATTACTCCATCCATGTCAAAAATAACGGTGCGTACCATGCGGGCAGAGGTTAGTTATGAGCGCGAAGGTAGGAAACCTGCTACCTTCGGGCCGAAAAAAGCAGCCTGCTCCGCCGTGCCACCAAAAGCAC of Hymenobacter sublimis contains these proteins:
- the trpS gene encoding tryptophan--tRNA ligase, which produces MSRILTGIQSTGRPHLGNLLGAILPAIELSKNAANESLYFIADLHSLTTVRDAELLRQNTYAVAAAWLACGFDTEKNLFYRQSDVPQVAELTWYLSCFTPYPMLANAHSFKDKSDRLSNVNAGLFTYPVLMAADILLYDAEVVPVGKDQIQHLEITRDIAAAFNGRYGDTFVLPQARVDAELMTIPGLDGQKMSKSYGNIIDIFADDKSLLKTIRSIVSDSTPLEAPKNPDTDTTFKLYSLLATAEETADMRQRYEAGGFGYGHAKTALYELIVQRFAAEREQFNFYSNNLPEVDRKLAEGARKAQAYGSEVLNKVRERIGYLRR
- a CDS encoding CaiB/BaiF CoA transferase family protein, whose product is MTNEESAAALTDWQPRSTQASTPVAELPLSGLRVLELASVLAGPQVGQFLAELGAEVLKIEAPAGDVTRTWRTPAETAATTVSVYFSCANWGKQSRVLDLTTPAGRAEVHRLAVTTDIVLASYKPGDAEKLGVDYATLSALNPRLLYGHITGYGATARRAGYDAVLQAETGFMHLNAAGPGQEPQKMPVALIDLLTAHQLKEGLLTALYQRERTGRGALVQVSLWDSALASLANQATAALVTGHDPEPLGSGHPSIVPYGTVYQAADGVRLLLAVGTDHQFQHLCAVLSRPEWPQDARLHTNAARVAHRAELEELLRQRIAEVPGAELLGELQQRMVPAGAVRTVGEALAQAAAQPMLLPPSPEFPYAGLRTVAFRSSTWPVAERLPPPPMLNSAAPEVDQ
- a CDS encoding class I SAM-dependent methyltransferase, encoding MLDRFSTQADLYARYRIDYPAALYQWLLPRVPGRERAWDCATGNGQVAVVLAGHFGQVEATDISAAQLAQAPALPNICYQQAPAEHPPFPAGSFDLVTVAQAVHWFDMAAFNEEVARVLRPGGVVAEWGYGLVSISPELDPLIREFYARTMRPYWDANRWHIDDEYARLPFPFARVEHARFTVQRQWSAEWFLNYLRTWSSVVKYEQQHGQDPVLRIAQELTQRWGPDERLVEFPVFARLGRKE
- a CDS encoding Gfo/Idh/MocA family protein, with translation MTNSIQTGLLAFGMSGRIFHAPFIHTHPGFALRAVVERTRQQAAQAYPGVQSYGSVAELLADAALELVIINTPNNTHTELARQALLAGKHVLLEKPVATTPAELDELLQLAQERGLHLLAYQNRRWDSDFQLVRQVVESGQLGQLTEVHFRFDRYKAALNAKVFKEDPTTPGSGLSYDLGPHVLDQALSLFGWPERVHKTLASHRPGSQVDDYFHFHLAYPGGLNVFVTGSLLTAAPVPAYVLHGTRGSLHKQRADVQESQLDQGLLPTAAPYGQEPAGTEGQLTLMHEAEATTSAVAAPRGNYSGLFDAVYQTIREGEPFPVRAEELRWQLEILAGPAA
- a CDS encoding DEAD/DEAH box helicase; translated protein: MNYQNATPIQEQAIPRILEGKDLIACAQTGTGKTAAYLLPLLDKISHAKHGTTSTLVLVPTRELATQIDEQVTGFGYFVEASSIAIYGGGKSEGWEQQKRALTSGADIIIATPGRLIAHMQMGYVKFEDLKYLVLDEADKMMDMGFSDDILNIVRQLPKERQTLLFSATMPNKIREFSQQILNQPEEIRLAVSKPAAGIDQQFYLAFDRQKIYLLEHIIKTQDVQSMVLFTSQKAAVGGIVRAINKLGIEARGISSDRTQEEREEIMRAFKNKQFPILVATDVLSRGIDIDSLSHVVNYDIPRAAEDYVHRIGRTARAATKGTAITFISDQDQDRVVKIEKLIEREIEKKNITEELGLGEAPEFDPKRFSGLRGKVGGRPERGGRSGGSGGGRDRGPRPEGERGPRGEGGRSGRGAHPGRGDGKPDAQQQERIAKAQAALAALDAGQAPAQPYQRPPREDRPEGSESRPRREPRPPRPEGEARPPREPRAPRPEGEVSTEPRAEGEKPEGQRRRKRGGRNRSGRGPRPEGGAAEATVVAPAAPSAE
- a CDS encoding RNA 2'-phosphotransferase encodes the protein MLSEKEATRLSKLLSLVLRHNPAHLGLTLEAQGWVEVDTLLAQAKAHQVPLTRENLQYIVETNAKQRFRFSEDQQRIRASQGHSVEVALGYSPVTPPTVLYHGTATRHQASIQQNGLQKMSRQHVHLSADIATARQVGSRHGQPVVFAVEAARMHADGHSFYQADNGVWLTEEVPAQYLQLLQG
- a CDS encoding CPCC family cysteine-rich protein, translating into MAYLQTSFQKGREVQLDSTCPACGYPTLGERNSWEICTICRWEDDGQDEEEADEVWGGPNGGYSLTEWRLEVATMLAALQTDSVDLQPEQKAIEAILRIIQVTIDTCQHTDIVALQKQIETLTLLFDKLNDGRISH
- a CDS encoding 1,4-dihydroxy-2-naphthoate polyprenyltransferase — its product is MASSSSAASATPTSPAKAWLSAFRPRTLPLALASIMAGGFLAASHGQFRGAVVGLAALTTILLQILSNLANDYGDSQNGADSVHREGPQRAVQSGAISPQQMKKGMGVFGLLSLLSGLLLLWVALGTAGAWVFLAFFVLGLSAIWAAVNYTAGAKPYGYAGLGDLSVFIFFGIVGVCGTYFLQAYSQVEVWTQALPLPVLLPAAALGCFATAVLNVNNIRDIRSDELAGKITIPVRLGPVHARRYHWLLLLLGVGCAVVYVALTYHSPWQWLFLLAAPLLLRNATQVWQRQESMQLDPLLKQMALTTLVFTLLFGVGQVL
- a CDS encoding HAD family hydrolase, producing MVRTVIFDMDGVIVDTEPVHRYAYYCHFEELGIAVSDAEYATFTGRSTKNVYQHLKDKHHLGQPVEELVMMKREFFNRAFDEKPDLDLLEGVRALIEDLHAHGLQLILASSASHSTIDRVMRRFALGPYFSHLVSGEDFPRSKPDPAIFMHAASLSHAPQAECVVIEDSANGVTAAKAAGLYCIGYNSAHSPLQDLSHADLVVGHFNELTAARIAALETV